A genomic stretch from Oncorhynchus tshawytscha isolate Ot180627B linkage group LG07, Otsh_v2.0, whole genome shotgun sequence includes:
- the LOC112254372 gene encoding host cell factor 1 isoform X5 — protein MTGSALQPRWKRVLGWSGPVPRPRHGHRAVAIKELMVVFGGGNEGIVDELHVYNTATNQWFIPAVRGDIPPGCAAYGFVCDGTRLLVFGGMVEYGKYSNDLYELQASRWEWKKLKAKTPKNGPPPCPRLGHSFSLVGNKCYLFGGLANDSEDPKNNIPRYLNDLYTLELRAGSSVVGWDIPITYGVLPPPRESHTAVVYTEKDSKKSRLIIYGGMSGCRLGDLWALDIDTLTWTKPSVNGTAPLPRSLHSATTITNKMFVFGGWVPLVMDDVKVATHEKEWKCTNTLACLNLDSMAWESVAMDTLEDNIPRARAGHCSVAINSRLYVWSGRDGYRKAWNNQVCCKDLWYLETERPHAPSRVQLVRANTNSLEVSWGAVSTADTYLLQLQKYDIPAATAVTSPALNAATSLQGNLPKGPATAAPSAQNLPHTAILKVAAPPSGTGTSLVTVRPNQAGKSPVTLLPGVRMVVPAQTAQGTPVGSSPQMSGMAALAAAAAATQKIPPSSSTVLNIPAGATLVKTMAGSTTVKMASPLMVSNPATRMLKTAAAQVGTATVSSPNSPNRPIITVHKSGTVTVAQQHQVVTTMVGGVTKTITLVKSPLTMGGSGTLQISNLGKMMSVVQTKPVQTSAVTGQASTNPLTQLIQTKGSLPAGTILKLVTSADGKPTTIITTSQAGGTGNKPTILNISGMSPTTTKQGTTIIKTIPMSAIMTQPGATVTSSTGKTPYTIISTKMMTTGTPGKIITTMPKLGTATGQQGLTQVVLKGAPGQPGTILRTVPMGGVRLVTPVTMSSVKPNITTLVVKGTTGVTTLGTVTGTVSSSLAGSIVASANASLATPITTLGTIATLSSQVINPTAITVSAAQTSLTTATTLSASTMSANQPTQVTLITTPSGVEAQPVQDLPVSFLASPTSEQPSSTEVGDVPGTVNMVCSNPPCETHETGTTNTATTASSDIGGVQRVCSNPPCETHETGTTNTTTTASTNMGGAMRTTTSSSPGTATGNQGPENLSTGTTFTPTTACSNMGSAQTGTVHSPKPAVGSTMCLNPPCETHETGTTNTATQSLSSMGNGQTGTVQRVCSNPPCETHETGTTSTPSQASSNMAGNQTGTAQRVCSNPPCETHETGTTNTATTATADGADSATSSTETPSTTASETTPATIQSRAITTVTQSTPAPGPSVPSILSITEGAAGSTEEPMQTDAATEGGETAMETGPSPELSEGQMGTGLSAEELAVTAAAEVAAQAAATEEAQALAIQAVLQAAQQAVMNEGDSGSTGQQAITIPIVLTQQELAALVQQQHQLQEAQAQAQAQAQAQAQAQAQAQAQAQAQAQQQGNAQALPTEGLAPADSLNDPASESNGHPEMAAAVSSAVASLLPRTSTETLAPSSTFSVASPAKLQAAVAEVANGIEGGKLNPQPAPIKTLVKKENQWFDVGIVKVTNMVVTHFFIPEDDSQVEDDSGAIPDYNQMKKMELQPGTAYKFRVAGINACGRGFFSEISAFKTCLPGFPGAPCAIKISKSPDGAHLTWEPPSVTSGKIIEYSVYLAIQSTQTAEPKASTPAQLAFMRVYCGPNPSCLVQSSSLSNAHIDYTTKPAIIFRIAARNEKGYGPATQVRWLQESSKDGASAKLAPKRPVSSPDAKAAGQKKARTDP, from the exons ATGACTGGTTCAGCTCTACAGCCACGATGGAAGCGGGTACTGGGATGGTCTGGCCCTGTCCCTCGGCCCAGACATGGTCACAGAGCCGTTGCTATAAAGGAATTGATGGTTGTTTTTGGAGGAGGAAATGAAGGAATTGTGGATGAGTTGCATGTCTACAACACAG CAACAAACCAATGGTTTATCCCTGCGGTTCGTGGTGATATTCCCCCTGGATGTGCTGCATATGGTTTTGTTTGTGATGGCACCCGGCTTCTGGTGTTTGGTGGAATGGTGGAATATGGAAAATACAGCAATGATCTCTATGAGCTACAG GCCAGCAGATGGGAATGGAAAAAGTTGAAAGCTAAGACTCCCAAAAATGGCCCACCTCCCTGTCCTCGACTTGGCCACAGTTTCTCGCTGGTGGGTAACAAGTGCTACTTGTTTGGAGGACTGGCTAATGACAGCGAGGACCCCAAAAACAACATCCCCAG ATACCTGAATGATCTGTACACCCTGGAGCTTCGTGCTGGCTCCAGTGTTGTGGGCTGGGATATACCAATTACTTATGGTGTTTTGCCACCTCCTCGCGAGAGCCACACTGCCGTAGTGTACACAGAAAAGGACAGCAAGAAATCTCGCCTGATCATCTATGGAGGGATGAGTGGCTGTCGTCTGGGAGATCTATGGGCACTTGACATCG ACACCCTGACCTGGACTAAGCCATCAGTGAATGGCACCGCACCTCTGCCCAGGAGTCTTCACTCTGCCACCACCATCACAAACAA GATGTTTGTGTTTGGGGGATGGGTTCCCCTGGTTATGGATGATGTGAAGGTGGCCACACATGAGAAGGAATGGAAGTGCACAAACACACTGGCCTGCCTAAATCTTG ACTCCATGGCCTGGGAATCAGTGGCGATGGATACTCTGGAGGACAATATCCCAAGGGCCCGGGCAGGACATTGCTCTGTGGCCATCAACTCTAGGTTGTATGTCTGGAGTGGCCGTGACGGTTACCGTAAAGCATGGAACAACCAAGTCTGCTGTAAAGACCTCTGGTACCTTGAAACAG AGAGGCCACACGCTCCCTCGAGAGTGCAGCTAGTCCGTGCCAACACCAACTCCCTGGAGGTAAGCTGGGGTGCTGTGTCCACTGCAGACACCTATCTGCTGCAGCTACAAAAGTACGACATTCCTGCTGCCACTGCTGTGACCTCGCCGGCCCTCAATGCCGCCACCTCTCTGCAAGGGAACTTGCCTAAGGGCCCAGCCACAGCTGCTCCCTCTGCTCAGAACCTACCACACACAG CTATCTTGAAGGTTGCAGCGCCTCCGTCTGGCACTGGTACCTCCCTTGTCACTGTGCGACCCAACCAGGCTGGGAAATCCCCTGTCACACTTCTTCCAGGAGTTCGCATGGTTGTTCCTGCCCAGACCGCCCAAGGAACA CCAGTCGGCAGCAGCCCTCAGATGAGTGGCATGGCAGCTTTGGCTGCAGCTGCAGCAGCCACACAGAAGATCCCACCCTCTTCAAGCACTGTACTCAACATTCCAGCAGGTGCCACCCTTGTCAAAACCATGGCTGGCTCCACCACAGTCAAAATGGCATCTCCTCTCATG GTTAGTAACCCAGCCACTCGCATGCTGAAGACAGCTGCAGCTCAGGTGGGCACAGCGACCGTATCGTCACCCAACTCGCCCAACAGACCTATCATCACTGTGCACAAGTCGGGCACGGTTACCGTAGCCCAGCAACACCAGGTGGTTACCACCATGGTGGGAGGAGTCACCAAGACCATCACCCTGGTCAAGAGCCCCCTCACAATGGGAGGCAGCGGCACTTTG CAGATCTCCAACCTTGGCAAGATGATGTCTGTGGTACAAACCAAGCCAGTGCAGACATCGGCTGTTACAGGCCAGGCTTCCACTAACCCTCTCACACAGCTCATACAG ACCAAGGGTTCTCTCCCTGCCGGCACCATACTGAAGCTGGTGACCTCAGCGGACGGCAagcccaccaccatcatcaccacatcCCAGGCGGGAGGAACCGGGAACAAACCCACCATCCTGAACATCAGCGGCATGTCGCCCACCACAACCAAACAGGGTACCACCATCATCAAGACCATCCCTATGTCTGCTATTATGACCCAGCCTGGAGCCACAG TGACCAGCAGCACAGGGAAGACGCCCTATACCATCATCAGCACCAAGATGATGACCACTGGCACTCCAGGCAAAATCATCACTACCATGCCCAAGCTTGGCACTGCAACTGGCCAGCAAGGGCTGACACAG GTGGTTTTGAAGGGAGCCCCGGGCCAACCTGGCACCATTCTGCGCACTGTACCCATGGGTGGAGTCAGACTCGTCACCCCGGTCACGATGTCTTCTGTCAAGCCCAATATAACTACACTGGTCGTCAAGGGAACAACTG GTGTCACCACCCTGGGGACTGTCACAGGGACAGTCTCCTCCAGTCTGGCAGGGAGCATTGTAGCCAGTGCCAATGCCTCTCTGGCAACTCCAATCACCACCCTTGGCACCATCGCCACCCTGTCCAGCCAAGTTATCAACCCCACTGCCATCACTGTGTCAGCAGCCCAGACCAGTCTGACCACAGCTACTACCCTTTCCGCTTCCACCATG TCAGCAAACCAGCCTACCCAGGTGACTCTCATCACCACCCCCAGCGGGGTTGAGGCCCAGCCAGTACAGGACCTGCCTGTGTCCTTCCTGGCCTCCCCCACCTCTGAGCAGCCCTCTTCCACTGAGGTCGGGGATGTCCCTGGCACTGTCAACATGGTCTGCTCCAACCCCCCCTGTGAGACCCACGAAACAGGAACCACCAACACCGCAACCACAGCCTCCTCCGATATAGGTGGGGTGCAGAGGGTCTGCTCCAACCCCCCCTGTGAGACCCACGAGACGGgcaccaccaacaccacaacGACCGCCTCCACCAACATGGGCGGGGCAATGAGG aCGACCACCTCTTCTTCCCCCGGAACCGCCACAGGcaaccagggaccagagaaccTGAGCACCGGCACCACATTCACCCCCACCACGGCATGCTCCAACATGGGCTCAGCCCAAACCGGAACTGTGCACAGTCCCAAGCCAGCCGTGGGCTCTACGATGTGCTTAAACCCACCCTGCGAGACACATGAAACAGGCACAACCAACACTGCCACTCAGTCCTTGTCCAGCATGGGTAATGGGCAGACTGGCACTGTACAGAGGGTGTGCTCAAACCCACCCTGCGAGACTCACGAAACTGGGACCACCAGCACCCCGTCCCAGGCCAGCTCAAACATGGCCGGGAACCAGACAGGGACGGCGCAGAGGGTGTGTTCCAACCCCCCCTGTGAAACTCACGAGACTGGCACCACCAACACGGCAACTACTGCCACAG CAGATGGAGCAGACAGTGCCACCAGCAGTACAGAGACTCCTTCCACCACTGCATCAGAAACAACCCCAGCCACCATCCAGAGCAGAGCCATCACTACTGTGACTCAGTCCACACCAGCCCCGGGGCCCTCAGTACCT TCCATTTTGTCGATCACTGAGGGTGCTGCGGGTTCCACAGAAGAGCCCATGCAGACAGACGCGGCCacggaggggggagagacagctATGGAGACTGGGCCGTCCCCAGAGCTGTCAGAGGGACAGATGGGGACAGGTCTGTCTGCAGAGGAGCTGGCTGTGACCGCAGCGGCGGAGGTAGCGGCGCAGGCTGCAGCCACAGAGGAGGCCCAGGCCTTGGCCATTCAGGCAGTCCTCCAGGCAGCACAGCAGGCAGTCATGA ATGAGGGTGATTCTGGCTCGACCGGACAGCAGGCCATCACAATCCCCATCGTCCTGACCCAGCAGGAGTTGGCAGCCTTGGTCCAGCAGCAGCACCAGCTCCAGGAGGcccaggctcaggctcaggcccAGGCTCAGGCCCAGGCTCAGGCCCAGGCTCAGGCCCAGGCTCAGGCCCAGGCCCAGGCCCAGCAGCAAGGAAATGCCCAGGCCCTACCCACTGAGGGCCTTGCCCCCGCAGACAGCCTCAACGACCCTGCGTCTGAGAGCAACGGACACCCCGAGATGGCTGCAGCTGTCTCCAGCGCTGTGGCATCACTGCTGCCGCGCACATCCACTGAGA CCCTGGCCCCCTCAAGCACATTTTCTGTTGCCAGTCCAGCCAAGCTGCAAGCTGCTGTAGCAGAGGTGGCCAATGGCATTGAGGGTGGG AAGCTAAACCCTCAACCAGCCCCTATCAAGACTCTTGTAAAAAAAGAGAACCAGTGGTTTGACGTTGGCATCGTCAAGGTGACAAACATGGTGGTTACGCACTTCTTCATCCCAGAGGACGATTCTCAAGTGGAG gatgaCTCGGGTGCCATCCCAGACTATAACCAGATGAAGAAAATGGAGCTGCAGCCTGGCACAGCCTACAAGTTCCGTGTCGCTGGTATCAACGCTTGTGGTCGTGGTTTCTTCTCAGAGATATCTGCTTTTAAGACCTGTTTACCAGGCTTCCCTGGAGCACCTTGTGCCATCAAAATCAGCAAG AGCCCAGATGGTGCCCACCTTACCTGGGAGCCTCCCTCTGTGACATCAGGGAAGATCATTGAGTACTCTGTGTACCTGGCCATCCAGAGCACCCAGACAGCTGAGCCCAAAGCCTCCACCCCAGCCCAGCTGGCCTTCATGCGGGTGTACTGTGGGCCCAACCCCTCCTGCTTGGTGCAGTCCTCCAGCCTCTCCAATGCCCACATAGACTACACCACCAAGCCCGCCATCATCTTCCGCATAGCTGCGCGCAACGAGAAGGGCTACGGCCCTGCCACACAAGTCCGATGGCTGCAAG AGTCCAGCAAAGATGGAGCCTCGGCAAAACTTGCCCCAAAAAGACCAGTTTCCTCGCCTGATGC TAAGGCTGCTGGTCAAAAGAAGGCAAGAACGGACCCGTGA
- the LOC112254372 gene encoding host cell factor 1 isoform X4, which translates to MTGSALQPRWKRVLGWSGPVPRPRHGHRAVAIKELMVVFGGGNEGIVDELHVYNTATNQWFIPAVRGDIPPGCAAYGFVCDGTRLLVFGGMVEYGKYSNDLYELQASRWEWKKLKAKTPKNGPPPCPRLGHSFSLVGNKCYLFGGLANDSEDPKNNIPRYLNDLYTLELRAGSSVVGWDIPITYGVLPPPRESHTAVVYTEKDSKKSRLIIYGGMSGCRLGDLWALDIDTLTWTKPSVNGTAPLPRSLHSATTITNKMFVFGGWVPLVMDDVKVATHEKEWKCTNTLACLNLDSMAWESVAMDTLEDNIPRARAGHCSVAINSRLYVWSGRDGYRKAWNNQVCCKDLWYLETERPHAPSRVQLVRANTNSLEVSWGAVSTADTYLLQLQKYDIPAATAVTSPALNAATSLQGNLPKGPATAAPSAQNLPHTGITIVPQASSPTILPNIPRSPLAASTAHGPAILKVAAPPSGTGTSLVTVRPNQAGKSPVTLLPGVRMVVPAQTAQGTPVGSSPQMSGMAALAAAAAATQKIPPSSSTVLNIPAGATLVKTMAGSTTVKMASPLMVSNPATRMLKTAAAQVGTATVSSPNSPNRPIITVHKSGTVTVAQQHQVVTTMVGGVTKTITLVKSPLTMGGSGTLQISNLGKMMSVVQTKPVQTSAVTGQASTNPLTQLIQTKGSLPAGTILKLVTSADGKPTTIITTSQAGGTGNKPTILNISGMSPTTTKQGTTIIKTIPMSAIMTQPGATVTSSTGKTPYTIISTKMMTTGTPGKIITTMPKLGTATGQQGLTQVVLKGAPGQPGTILRTVPMGGVRLVTPVTMSSVKPNITTLVVKGTTGVTTLGTVTGTVSSSLAGSIVASANASLATPITTLGTIATLSSQVINPTAITVSAAQTSLTTATTLSASTMSANQPTQVTLITTPSGVEAQPVQDLPVSFLASPTSEQPSSTEVGDVPGTVNMVCSNPPCETHETGTTNTATTASSDIGGVQRVCSNPPCETHETGTTNTTTTASTNMGGAMRTTTSSSPGTATGNQGPENLSTGTTFTPTTACSNMGSAQTGTVHSPKPAVGSTMCLNPPCETHETGTTNTATQSLSSMGNGQTGTVQRVCSNPPCETHETGTTSTPSQASSNMAGNQTGTAQRVCSNPPCETHETGTTNTATTATADGADSATSSTETPSTTASETTPATIQSRAITTVTQSTPAPGPSVPSILSITEGAAGSTEEPMQTDAATEGGETAMETGPSPELSEGQMGTGLSAEELAVTAAAEVAAQAAATEEAQALAIQAVLQAAQQAVMNEGDSGSTGQQAITIPIVLTQQELAALVQQQHQLQEAQAQAQAQAQAQAQAQAQQQGNAQALPTEGLAPADSLNDPASESNGHPEMAAAVSSAVASLLPRTSTETLAPSSTFSVASPAKLQAAVAEVANGIEGGKLNPQPAPIKTLVKKENQWFDVGIVKVTNMVVTHFFIPEDDSQVEDDSGAIPDYNQMKKMELQPGTAYKFRVAGINACGRGFFSEISAFKTCLPGFPGAPCAIKISKSPDGAHLTWEPPSVTSGKIIEYSVYLAIQSTQTAEPKASTPAQLAFMRVYCGPNPSCLVQSSSLSNAHIDYTTKPAIIFRIAARNEKGYGPATQVRWLQESSKDGASAKLAPKRPVSSPDAKAAGQKKARTDP; encoded by the exons ATGACTGGTTCAGCTCTACAGCCACGATGGAAGCGGGTACTGGGATGGTCTGGCCCTGTCCCTCGGCCCAGACATGGTCACAGAGCCGTTGCTATAAAGGAATTGATGGTTGTTTTTGGAGGAGGAAATGAAGGAATTGTGGATGAGTTGCATGTCTACAACACAG CAACAAACCAATGGTTTATCCCTGCGGTTCGTGGTGATATTCCCCCTGGATGTGCTGCATATGGTTTTGTTTGTGATGGCACCCGGCTTCTGGTGTTTGGTGGAATGGTGGAATATGGAAAATACAGCAATGATCTCTATGAGCTACAG GCCAGCAGATGGGAATGGAAAAAGTTGAAAGCTAAGACTCCCAAAAATGGCCCACCTCCCTGTCCTCGACTTGGCCACAGTTTCTCGCTGGTGGGTAACAAGTGCTACTTGTTTGGAGGACTGGCTAATGACAGCGAGGACCCCAAAAACAACATCCCCAG ATACCTGAATGATCTGTACACCCTGGAGCTTCGTGCTGGCTCCAGTGTTGTGGGCTGGGATATACCAATTACTTATGGTGTTTTGCCACCTCCTCGCGAGAGCCACACTGCCGTAGTGTACACAGAAAAGGACAGCAAGAAATCTCGCCTGATCATCTATGGAGGGATGAGTGGCTGTCGTCTGGGAGATCTATGGGCACTTGACATCG ACACCCTGACCTGGACTAAGCCATCAGTGAATGGCACCGCACCTCTGCCCAGGAGTCTTCACTCTGCCACCACCATCACAAACAA GATGTTTGTGTTTGGGGGATGGGTTCCCCTGGTTATGGATGATGTGAAGGTGGCCACACATGAGAAGGAATGGAAGTGCACAAACACACTGGCCTGCCTAAATCTTG ACTCCATGGCCTGGGAATCAGTGGCGATGGATACTCTGGAGGACAATATCCCAAGGGCCCGGGCAGGACATTGCTCTGTGGCCATCAACTCTAGGTTGTATGTCTGGAGTGGCCGTGACGGTTACCGTAAAGCATGGAACAACCAAGTCTGCTGTAAAGACCTCTGGTACCTTGAAACAG AGAGGCCACACGCTCCCTCGAGAGTGCAGCTAGTCCGTGCCAACACCAACTCCCTGGAGGTAAGCTGGGGTGCTGTGTCCACTGCAGACACCTATCTGCTGCAGCTACAAAAGTACGACATTCCTGCTGCCACTGCTGTGACCTCGCCGGCCCTCAATGCCGCCACCTCTCTGCAAGGGAACTTGCCTAAGGGCCCAGCCACAGCTGCTCCCTCTGCTCAGAACCTACCACACACAGGTATCACTATTGTGCCCCAGGCTTCTTCCCCTACAATCCTTCCCAACATTCCCAGAAGCCCGCTGGCTGCCTCCACAGCTCATGGGCCAG CTATCTTGAAGGTTGCAGCGCCTCCGTCTGGCACTGGTACCTCCCTTGTCACTGTGCGACCCAACCAGGCTGGGAAATCCCCTGTCACACTTCTTCCAGGAGTTCGCATGGTTGTTCCTGCCCAGACCGCCCAAGGAACA CCAGTCGGCAGCAGCCCTCAGATGAGTGGCATGGCAGCTTTGGCTGCAGCTGCAGCAGCCACACAGAAGATCCCACCCTCTTCAAGCACTGTACTCAACATTCCAGCAGGTGCCACCCTTGTCAAAACCATGGCTGGCTCCACCACAGTCAAAATGGCATCTCCTCTCATG GTTAGTAACCCAGCCACTCGCATGCTGAAGACAGCTGCAGCTCAGGTGGGCACAGCGACCGTATCGTCACCCAACTCGCCCAACAGACCTATCATCACTGTGCACAAGTCGGGCACGGTTACCGTAGCCCAGCAACACCAGGTGGTTACCACCATGGTGGGAGGAGTCACCAAGACCATCACCCTGGTCAAGAGCCCCCTCACAATGGGAGGCAGCGGCACTTTG CAGATCTCCAACCTTGGCAAGATGATGTCTGTGGTACAAACCAAGCCAGTGCAGACATCGGCTGTTACAGGCCAGGCTTCCACTAACCCTCTCACACAGCTCATACAG ACCAAGGGTTCTCTCCCTGCCGGCACCATACTGAAGCTGGTGACCTCAGCGGACGGCAagcccaccaccatcatcaccacatcCCAGGCGGGAGGAACCGGGAACAAACCCACCATCCTGAACATCAGCGGCATGTCGCCCACCACAACCAAACAGGGTACCACCATCATCAAGACCATCCCTATGTCTGCTATTATGACCCAGCCTGGAGCCACAG TGACCAGCAGCACAGGGAAGACGCCCTATACCATCATCAGCACCAAGATGATGACCACTGGCACTCCAGGCAAAATCATCACTACCATGCCCAAGCTTGGCACTGCAACTGGCCAGCAAGGGCTGACACAG GTGGTTTTGAAGGGAGCCCCGGGCCAACCTGGCACCATTCTGCGCACTGTACCCATGGGTGGAGTCAGACTCGTCACCCCGGTCACGATGTCTTCTGTCAAGCCCAATATAACTACACTGGTCGTCAAGGGAACAACTG GTGTCACCACCCTGGGGACTGTCACAGGGACAGTCTCCTCCAGTCTGGCAGGGAGCATTGTAGCCAGTGCCAATGCCTCTCTGGCAACTCCAATCACCACCCTTGGCACCATCGCCACCCTGTCCAGCCAAGTTATCAACCCCACTGCCATCACTGTGTCAGCAGCCCAGACCAGTCTGACCACAGCTACTACCCTTTCCGCTTCCACCATG TCAGCAAACCAGCCTACCCAGGTGACTCTCATCACCACCCCCAGCGGGGTTGAGGCCCAGCCAGTACAGGACCTGCCTGTGTCCTTCCTGGCCTCCCCCACCTCTGAGCAGCCCTCTTCCACTGAGGTCGGGGATGTCCCTGGCACTGTCAACATGGTCTGCTCCAACCCCCCCTGTGAGACCCACGAAACAGGAACCACCAACACCGCAACCACAGCCTCCTCCGATATAGGTGGGGTGCAGAGGGTCTGCTCCAACCCCCCCTGTGAGACCCACGAGACGGgcaccaccaacaccacaacGACCGCCTCCACCAACATGGGCGGGGCAATGAGG aCGACCACCTCTTCTTCCCCCGGAACCGCCACAGGcaaccagggaccagagaaccTGAGCACCGGCACCACATTCACCCCCACCACGGCATGCTCCAACATGGGCTCAGCCCAAACCGGAACTGTGCACAGTCCCAAGCCAGCCGTGGGCTCTACGATGTGCTTAAACCCACCCTGCGAGACACATGAAACAGGCACAACCAACACTGCCACTCAGTCCTTGTCCAGCATGGGTAATGGGCAGACTGGCACTGTACAGAGGGTGTGCTCAAACCCACCCTGCGAGACTCACGAAACTGGGACCACCAGCACCCCGTCCCAGGCCAGCTCAAACATGGCCGGGAACCAGACAGGGACGGCGCAGAGGGTGTGTTCCAACCCCCCCTGTGAAACTCACGAGACTGGCACCACCAACACGGCAACTACTGCCACAG CAGATGGAGCAGACAGTGCCACCAGCAGTACAGAGACTCCTTCCACCACTGCATCAGAAACAACCCCAGCCACCATCCAGAGCAGAGCCATCACTACTGTGACTCAGTCCACACCAGCCCCGGGGCCCTCAGTACCT TCCATTTTGTCGATCACTGAGGGTGCTGCGGGTTCCACAGAAGAGCCCATGCAGACAGACGCGGCCacggaggggggagagacagctATGGAGACTGGGCCGTCCCCAGAGCTGTCAGAGGGACAGATGGGGACAGGTCTGTCTGCAGAGGAGCTGGCTGTGACCGCAGCGGCGGAGGTAGCGGCGCAGGCTGCAGCCACAGAGGAGGCCCAGGCCTTGGCCATTCAGGCAGTCCTCCAGGCAGCACAGCAGGCAGTCATGA ATGAGGGTGATTCTGGCTCGACCGGACAGCAGGCCATCACAATCCCCATCGTCCTGACCCAGCAGGAGTTGGCAGCCTTGGTCCAGCAGCAGCACCAGCTCCAGGAG GCCCAGGCTCAGGCCCAGGCTCAGGCCCAGGCTCAGGCCCAGGCCCAGGCCCAGCAGCAAGGAAATGCCCAGGCCCTACCCACTGAGGGCCTTGCCCCCGCAGACAGCCTCAACGACCCTGCGTCTGAGAGCAACGGACACCCCGAGATGGCTGCAGCTGTCTCCAGCGCTGTGGCATCACTGCTGCCGCGCACATCCACTGAGA CCCTGGCCCCCTCAAGCACATTTTCTGTTGCCAGTCCAGCCAAGCTGCAAGCTGCTGTAGCAGAGGTGGCCAATGGCATTGAGGGTGGG AAGCTAAACCCTCAACCAGCCCCTATCAAGACTCTTGTAAAAAAAGAGAACCAGTGGTTTGACGTTGGCATCGTCAAGGTGACAAACATGGTGGTTACGCACTTCTTCATCCCAGAGGACGATTCTCAAGTGGAG gatgaCTCGGGTGCCATCCCAGACTATAACCAGATGAAGAAAATGGAGCTGCAGCCTGGCACAGCCTACAAGTTCCGTGTCGCTGGTATCAACGCTTGTGGTCGTGGTTTCTTCTCAGAGATATCTGCTTTTAAGACCTGTTTACCAGGCTTCCCTGGAGCACCTTGTGCCATCAAAATCAGCAAG AGCCCAGATGGTGCCCACCTTACCTGGGAGCCTCCCTCTGTGACATCAGGGAAGATCATTGAGTACTCTGTGTACCTGGCCATCCAGAGCACCCAGACAGCTGAGCCCAAAGCCTCCACCCCAGCCCAGCTGGCCTTCATGCGGGTGTACTGTGGGCCCAACCCCTCCTGCTTGGTGCAGTCCTCCAGCCTCTCCAATGCCCACATAGACTACACCACCAAGCCCGCCATCATCTTCCGCATAGCTGCGCGCAACGAGAAGGGCTACGGCCCTGCCACACAAGTCCGATGGCTGCAAG AGTCCAGCAAAGATGGAGCCTCGGCAAAACTTGCCCCAAAAAGACCAGTTTCCTCGCCTGATGC TAAGGCTGCTGGTCAAAAGAAGGCAAGAACGGACCCGTGA